In the genome of Myxococcus stipitatus, one region contains:
- a CDS encoding PAN domain-containing protein, which produces MRRLRGILLSCGGALWLAACGSGGTSQEPVGELEARTLPIVAEQPGGIAEAVWRWYDDPDIAKSSYASPVWFDLGGGSIHCSAGMIGPNLMLTAAHCGGLPELTLSFLTYAEDSNTAKRFEDFNCKLLYNTWHSSDLSLYFCPPNASGVNPGDKYGYLDFERSAPSVGQPVYSIWGNPLQTPAPALYDVRFLSKGTITSTTSTGTFTTDPAFVQVNPSTGLPDYTTSHERPIGISTSLWSNYGASGSVQLSATSHKIVVGPLSTATPDGHGRNALSIAQYLLDGTVDGRDPIRLNSAYIASLGLTPSNYAGLMDKDGDKLIDIQEDLERLRGEGARDWYALDFDSERRNALWTLNTAPFVSVTFNTTDRTAQLIRTQAAVSEQPMLSHSRLNLVPGKYRLSLQLDTVTSDSSLPVWLGMSWTNPVTGLGEIQGRWLWSPPGAGWGMHAVEVTLPTTQGAQVMVMGASSRFNVRLAAINVVKSGAAMNLDTADLRFHWRNDVTGGRGRVVPRGVNSATRTDWALRVKFDATNPTGWPIRNRQFALVGAGRYRLCFDHKQETPAASGVMRVVSSGEERVRQNIAAGSAWSRTCTPSFRAKTDDNNVQFGVTSGAGSYLVDNIAIVEEPRFISEPGVDRPGQDIRSFDLVVADPVLCEDACANESGCVAYTYVEPGHQGVNARCWLKSAVPANSYSTSWCHTGYRLP; this is translated from the coding sequence ATGAGAAGACTGCGTGGGATTCTGCTGTCTTGTGGGGGCGCGCTGTGGTTGGCGGCTTGTGGGAGCGGCGGCACGTCGCAGGAGCCCGTCGGTGAGCTCGAGGCGCGGACGCTTCCGATTGTCGCCGAGCAGCCGGGCGGAATCGCCGAGGCCGTCTGGCGTTGGTACGACGACCCGGACATCGCGAAGTCCAGCTACGCGAGCCCCGTCTGGTTCGACTTGGGAGGAGGCTCGATTCATTGCTCCGCGGGGATGATTGGCCCCAACCTCATGCTCACCGCGGCCCACTGTGGAGGACTGCCCGAGCTGACGCTGAGCTTCCTGACGTACGCGGAAGACAGCAACACGGCCAAGCGCTTCGAGGATTTCAACTGCAAGCTGCTGTACAACACCTGGCACAGCTCCGACCTGTCGCTCTACTTCTGTCCCCCGAACGCCTCGGGCGTCAACCCGGGTGACAAGTACGGCTACCTCGACTTCGAGAGAAGCGCGCCGAGCGTGGGCCAGCCCGTCTACAGCATCTGGGGCAATCCGCTTCAGACGCCGGCTCCCGCCCTCTATGACGTCCGCTTCCTGTCGAAGGGCACCATCACCTCGACGACGAGCACGGGGACCTTCACGACGGACCCGGCGTTCGTCCAGGTCAATCCCTCGACGGGGCTGCCGGACTACACCACCAGCCACGAGCGCCCCATCGGCATCAGCACGAGCTTGTGGAGCAACTACGGCGCCAGTGGCTCCGTGCAGCTCAGCGCGACCTCCCACAAAATCGTCGTGGGCCCGCTGTCCACCGCCACGCCCGATGGTCATGGGCGCAACGCGCTGTCCATCGCGCAGTACCTGCTGGATGGCACCGTGGACGGCCGCGACCCGATACGGCTCAACAGCGCGTACATCGCCTCGCTGGGCCTGACGCCGTCGAACTATGCGGGGCTCATGGACAAGGACGGGGACAAGCTCATCGACATCCAGGAGGACCTCGAGCGCCTGCGAGGCGAGGGCGCCCGCGATTGGTATGCGCTCGACTTCGACAGCGAGCGGCGCAACGCGCTGTGGACGCTGAACACGGCGCCCTTCGTCTCGGTGACCTTCAACACCACGGACCGCACCGCCCAGCTCATCAGGACCCAGGCCGCGGTGAGCGAGCAGCCGATGTTGTCCCACTCGCGCCTGAACCTCGTGCCCGGCAAGTACAGGCTCTCGCTCCAGCTGGACACGGTGACGTCCGACTCCTCGCTGCCCGTGTGGTTGGGGATGTCCTGGACGAATCCGGTCACGGGCCTGGGCGAGATTCAGGGCCGGTGGCTCTGGAGCCCTCCGGGGGCGGGGTGGGGAATGCATGCGGTGGAGGTGACGCTGCCGACCACCCAGGGCGCGCAGGTGATGGTGATGGGCGCGAGCAGCCGGTTCAATGTCCGGCTGGCCGCCATCAACGTCGTGAAGTCCGGCGCGGCGATGAACCTGGACACCGCGGACCTGCGCTTCCACTGGCGCAACGATGTCACGGGGGGACGGGGGCGGGTCGTCCCGCGCGGCGTCAACTCCGCGACGCGGACGGACTGGGCGCTGCGGGTGAAGTTCGATGCGACGAACCCGACGGGCTGGCCCATCCGCAACCGGCAGTTCGCGCTGGTGGGCGCTGGTCGCTACCGCCTCTGCTTCGACCACAAGCAGGAGACGCCGGCCGCGAGTGGAGTGATGCGCGTGGTGTCCTCGGGTGAGGAGCGCGTGCGGCAGAACATCGCCGCGGGCAGTGCGTGGAGTCGGACGTGTACGCCCAGCTTCCGGGCGAAGACCGACGACAACAACGTCCAGTTCGGCGTCACCTCGGGAGCGGGCTCCTACCTGGTGGACAACATCGCCATCGTCGAGGAGCCGCGCTTCATCAGCGAGCCGGGCGTCGACCGGCCGGGCCAGGACATCCGAAGCTTCGACCTCGTCGTGGCGGACCCCGTGCTCTGCGAGGATGCCTGTGCGAATGAGAGTGGCTGCGTCGCCTATACCTACGTGGAGCCGGGCCACCAGGGAGTGAATGCGCGGTGCTGGCTCAAGAGCGCGGTGCCCGCGAACTCCTACTCGACCAGCTGGTGCCACACGGGCTATCGCCTGCCCTAG
- a CDS encoding lysophospholipid acyltransferase family protein, whose product MKYLVTVWFWLVFLLTAPLLFTLGALLLLVTFPVDRDRRMLHWLVCHWCHGLWLHLSPGWRTRLEGRELLPKGPCVIVVNHQSAMDILAVMGLNHPYKFVAKASLFSLPLVGWMMTLLAYVPIVRGSTTAMHQLLDPCRRWLRRGMPVLIFPEGTYAQPGQRLPFKRGAFQLAVEEHVPVVPIVVEGTTDLLLGDGPWMNPKASMRVRVLPPLPPESLGQDSVVLAERVRALYEQTLSAHG is encoded by the coding sequence ATGAAGTACCTCGTCACCGTCTGGTTCTGGCTCGTCTTCCTGCTCACCGCGCCCCTCCTGTTCACGCTGGGGGCGCTGCTGTTGCTCGTCACCTTTCCGGTCGACCGGGACCGCCGGATGCTCCACTGGCTGGTGTGTCACTGGTGCCATGGGCTGTGGCTGCACCTGTCACCCGGTTGGCGCACGCGCTTGGAGGGCCGGGAGCTGCTTCCCAAGGGGCCCTGCGTCATCGTGGTCAACCATCAATCCGCCATGGATATCCTCGCGGTGATGGGGCTGAACCACCCGTACAAGTTCGTCGCGAAGGCGTCGCTGTTCTCCCTGCCGCTCGTGGGCTGGATGATGACGCTCCTGGCCTACGTGCCCATCGTCCGAGGCTCCACCACGGCCATGCACCAGCTGCTGGACCCCTGCCGACGGTGGCTCCGCCGAGGCATGCCCGTCCTCATCTTCCCGGAGGGCACCTATGCGCAGCCCGGTCAGCGGTTGCCCTTCAAGCGCGGCGCCTTCCAGCTCGCGGTGGAGGAGCACGTCCCCGTGGTGCCCATCGTCGTGGAGGGAACGACGGACCTGCTGTTGGGGGACGGCCCCTGGATGAACCCCAAGGCCTCCATGCGCGTGCGCGTGTTGCCGCCGCTGCCTCCGGAGTCGCTGGGCCAGGACTCGGTGGTGCTCGCGGAGCGGGTGCGCGCGCTGTACGAACAGACCTTGTCGGCCCACGGCTGA
- a CDS encoding PQQ-dependent sugar dehydrogenase, translating into MRQLLTLLLLLAAPVWAAVPSGFVETVYTSNDLVEATGLAWAPDGSGRLFVTIKSGDVRVVSTSNGLPRTTTPGGTTLVTSLFAREPVVETNSECGVIGIAFDPNYVVNRYVYIFVTVSASEQQIVRYTDLNGAGTARTVIVSGLPTRGQNHDGGALGFGPDGKLYFAIGDLGNGTGVDADLTSLAAKVSRVNRDGSPVNDNPFNDGVGPNNELIWARGFRNPFTLTFQPSTGLLWLNVVGTGYEQAFVVRRSAHGGYNDYENNQPATNNYITPVIKYRTGGIDERTLTASGAVRAGGVTTFTTTGNHGFRKGEKLTLAGVLDASFNGDFYVASTPSGTTFTVAQAGLADASSGGGSAKTQRLGGCMNGGVFYDATLFPPEYRGNYFFGDYVDATFMRATLAADNTVATVDLWGTSFTSYVDAAVGPDGALYTIGVQGGRLRRIVPTTSGQRLVVSGLYPRVVEGGRATFTVRLAQAPTSSVVVDVYRAPGGSSDLRIAGSATFTFTPDDWSVPRVVTLEALEDADTDPDTATFTVSSSGLTSESVLATSIEDNSAQFMLSSSLVRVPELGTATFDVSLSRAPARTVTVSVARTAGDADLSVQSGASLTFTPSNWNTPQTVTLAAAGDADNADGVATFTVSGAGLDSRVVTVTEGDVNDLAPELSSSAITRAVVGNPYRYDVEARARPAAQYSLTTSPPGMTIDAATGLISWTPTTALTVDVAVRVTNGVAPDATQTFSITVKEDGPPVAKLTHPTQEERVSGESAEFYGDCEDDVGCTHAEFYVDGERRYVDERTDNHFHFGGEHNRWDTTGLAPGGHLVRFVVVDTRGQRAEAEVKVCVGTGDCTLVPPDAGAPDAGAPLPIPSGGGCGCGAAPMGALAWGALAVLALVRRRQTR; encoded by the coding sequence ATGCGCCAACTGCTGACCTTGTTGCTCCTGCTCGCCGCTCCAGTCTGGGCCGCGGTCCCCTCGGGTTTCGTCGAGACGGTCTACACCTCGAATGACCTGGTGGAGGCCACGGGGTTGGCGTGGGCGCCGGATGGCTCGGGGCGCTTGTTCGTCACCATCAAGTCGGGCGACGTGCGGGTGGTGTCGACGAGCAATGGCTTGCCTCGGACGACGACGCCGGGCGGCACCACCTTGGTGACGAGTCTGTTCGCCAGGGAGCCCGTGGTGGAGACCAACAGCGAGTGTGGCGTCATCGGCATCGCGTTCGACCCGAACTACGTCGTCAACCGCTACGTCTACATCTTCGTCACCGTCTCCGCGTCGGAGCAGCAGATTGTCCGCTACACGGACCTGAATGGCGCGGGGACGGCGCGCACGGTGATTGTCTCGGGCCTCCCCACGCGAGGGCAGAACCACGACGGTGGCGCGCTGGGCTTCGGGCCGGACGGCAAGCTGTACTTCGCCATCGGCGACCTGGGAAATGGCACGGGCGTGGACGCGGACCTCACGTCGCTGGCCGCGAAGGTGAGCCGGGTGAATCGCGATGGCTCCCCGGTGAATGACAATCCGTTCAACGACGGCGTGGGGCCCAACAACGAGCTCATCTGGGCGCGCGGCTTCCGCAACCCCTTCACGCTCACGTTCCAGCCGAGCACGGGCCTGTTGTGGCTCAACGTCGTGGGCACCGGCTACGAGCAGGCCTTCGTGGTGAGGCGCTCCGCGCATGGGGGCTACAACGACTACGAGAACAACCAGCCGGCGACGAACAACTACATCACTCCCGTCATCAAGTACCGCACCGGCGGCATCGATGAGCGGACCCTCACCGCGAGCGGCGCGGTTCGCGCGGGGGGCGTCACCACCTTCACCACCACGGGCAACCACGGCTTCCGCAAGGGCGAGAAGCTCACCCTCGCCGGTGTCCTGGATGCGTCCTTCAACGGAGACTTCTACGTCGCGAGCACCCCGAGCGGGACGACCTTCACCGTGGCGCAGGCGGGCCTGGCGGATGCGAGCAGCGGCGGTGGCTCGGCGAAGACGCAGCGGTTGGGAGGCTGCATGAATGGCGGCGTCTTCTATGACGCCACGCTGTTTCCGCCGGAGTACCGCGGCAACTACTTCTTCGGTGACTATGTCGATGCCACCTTCATGCGGGCCACGCTGGCGGCGGACAACACCGTGGCGACGGTGGACCTGTGGGGCACCAGCTTCACGTCGTATGTCGACGCGGCGGTGGGGCCGGACGGCGCGCTGTACACGATAGGGGTCCAGGGCGGTCGCCTGCGCCGCATCGTCCCCACCACCTCCGGTCAGCGACTGGTGGTGTCGGGGCTGTATCCCCGCGTCGTCGAAGGCGGCCGGGCCACGTTCACCGTGCGACTGGCGCAGGCGCCCACGAGCTCCGTGGTGGTGGATGTCTACCGCGCGCCGGGCGGAAGCAGTGACCTGCGCATCGCTGGGTCCGCGACCTTCACCTTCACGCCTGACGACTGGAGCGTCCCGCGCGTCGTGACGCTCGAGGCGCTGGAGGACGCGGACACGGACCCGGACACGGCCACCTTCACCGTGTCCTCGAGTGGCCTCACGTCGGAGTCCGTGCTGGCGACGAGCATCGAGGACAACTCCGCGCAGTTCATGCTGTCGTCGAGCCTCGTCCGGGTCCCCGAGCTCGGCACCGCGACGTTCGACGTGTCGCTCTCCCGCGCCCCCGCGCGCACCGTCACCGTGAGCGTGGCGCGCACTGCGGGCGATGCGGACCTGTCCGTGCAGTCTGGTGCGTCGCTGACGTTCACGCCGAGCAACTGGAACACGCCGCAGACGGTGACGCTGGCGGCGGCGGGTGATGCCGACAACGCGGATGGGGTCGCCACCTTCACCGTTTCTGGCGCGGGGCTGGACTCGCGCGTGGTGACGGTGACGGAGGGGGACGTGAACGACCTGGCGCCGGAGCTCTCCTCCAGCGCCATCACCCGGGCGGTGGTGGGCAACCCGTATCGCTACGACGTCGAGGCGCGAGCCCGCCCCGCGGCCCAGTACTCGCTCACGACGTCACCGCCGGGGATGACCATCGACGCGGCCACGGGCCTCATCTCGTGGACGCCGACCACGGCGCTGACGGTGGACGTCGCGGTGCGCGTGACGAACGGCGTGGCGCCCGATGCCACCCAGACGTTCTCCATCACGGTGAAGGAGGACGGGCCGCCGGTCGCGAAGCTCACGCACCCCACGCAGGAGGAGCGCGTCTCGGGTGAGTCCGCGGAGTTCTACGGCGACTGCGAGGATGACGTGGGCTGCACGCATGCGGAGTTCTACGTGGACGGGGAGCGGCGCTACGTCGATGAGCGCACGGACAACCACTTCCACTTCGGCGGTGAACACAACCGCTGGGACACGACGGGCCTGGCTCCCGGAGGTCACCTGGTGCGCTTCGTCGTGGTGGACACGCGAGGCCAGCGCGCGGAGGCCGAGGTGAAGGTGTGCGTGGGCACTGGAGACTGCACGCTGGTGCCGCCCGACGCGGGGGCGCCGGACGCCGGGGCGCCGCTGCCCATCCCCTCGGGGGGTGGCTGCGGATGTGGCGCGGCGCCCATGGGAGCGCTGGCCTGGGGCGCCTTGGCGGTGCTGGCGCTGGTGCGGCGGCGTCAGACTCGCTGA
- a CDS encoding exonuclease SbcCD subunit D C-terminal domain-containing protein: protein MRLLHTSDWHLGHTLYDVSREAEHGAFLEWLLDTLEAQAVDALLVAGDIFDTSNPSAEAQAAWYQFIAKARRRLPRLDVVVIGGNHDSAARLDAPDPLFAALGVKVVGGLPRGEGGVDLARLLVPVHDAKGHVAAWVAAVPYLRPSDLPPLREDVGDRLVEGVRAVYSEVLEAARHRRQPGQALVAMGHCYMTGSELSELSERKILGGNQHALPVDLFPEDVAYAALGHLHKAQRVGGREGVRYSGSPLPLSLSEAGYRHQVLLVDLKGEALERVESVPVPRRAEMVRVPARDAAVLDDVVALLEALPALDEAMPEWRRPYLEVCVSLPRPEPSLRQKVEKALEGRAARLVKLTPAYTGTGGALAETGPAMLSLRERTPEDVFRARYARDYEEPPSEVLLESFHTLLTQVQEDAS from the coding sequence ATGCGCTTGCTGCACACGTCGGACTGGCATCTGGGACACACGCTGTACGACGTCTCGCGAGAGGCGGAGCACGGTGCGTTCCTGGAATGGCTGTTGGACACGCTCGAGGCCCAGGCGGTGGATGCGCTGCTGGTGGCCGGCGACATCTTCGACACGTCCAATCCCAGCGCGGAGGCCCAGGCGGCCTGGTACCAGTTCATCGCGAAGGCCCGTCGGCGGTTGCCTCGGTTGGATGTGGTGGTGATTGGCGGCAACCATGACTCGGCGGCGCGGCTGGATGCGCCGGACCCGCTGTTCGCGGCGTTGGGCGTGAAGGTCGTGGGCGGACTGCCGCGTGGAGAGGGCGGAGTGGACCTGGCGCGGCTCCTGGTGCCGGTGCACGACGCGAAGGGGCATGTGGCGGCGTGGGTGGCGGCGGTGCCGTACCTGCGGCCGTCGGACCTGCCTCCACTGCGCGAGGACGTGGGGGACCGGTTGGTGGAGGGGGTGCGCGCGGTGTACTCGGAGGTGCTGGAGGCCGCGAGGCATCGCCGTCAGCCGGGGCAGGCGCTGGTGGCCATGGGCCATTGCTACATGACGGGCTCGGAGCTGTCGGAGCTCAGCGAGCGCAAGATTCTGGGGGGCAATCAGCATGCGTTGCCCGTGGACCTGTTCCCCGAGGACGTCGCCTACGCGGCGCTGGGGCACCTGCACAAGGCGCAGCGCGTGGGCGGGCGCGAGGGGGTCCGCTACAGCGGGTCTCCGTTGCCGCTGTCGCTGTCGGAGGCGGGCTATCGGCACCAGGTGTTGCTGGTGGACTTGAAGGGGGAGGCGCTGGAGCGCGTGGAGTCGGTGCCGGTGCCTCGGCGCGCGGAGATGGTGCGGGTGCCCGCGCGGGATGCGGCGGTGCTGGACGACGTGGTGGCGCTGCTGGAGGCGCTGCCGGCGCTGGATGAGGCGATGCCGGAGTGGCGGCGGCCCTACCTGGAGGTGTGCGTGTCGCTGCCTCGGCCGGAGCCCTCGCTGCGGCAGAAGGTGGAGAAGGCGCTGGAGGGGCGCGCGGCGCGGCTGGTGAAGCTGACGCCCGCGTACACGGGGACGGGGGGCGCGCTGGCGGAGACGGGGCCCGCGATGTTGTCGCTGCGGGAGCGCACGCCGGAGGACGTCTTCCGGGCGCGCTATGCACGGGACTACGAGGAGCCTCCCTCGGAGGTGTTGCTGGAGTCGTTCCACACGCTGCTGACCCAGGTGCAGGAGGACGCGTCATGA
- a CDS encoding AAA family ATPase, whose protein sequence is MRILGIRGSNLTSFAGNFALELDRPPLDRLGLFAITGATGAGKSTLLDALCLALFDRTPRLGGRGGVPVGRADEEDEARLSAYDVRGMLRRGAGEGFAEVDFQGKDGRRYRARWSVWRARGRAEGRFRPQEMSLTEVASGQQFGRTKGEVLTAIQERLGLSFDQFRRSALLAQGEFAAFLKADANERAELLERMTGTEVYSRLSMAAHEKNKAEQEQLAQRERGLAAIALMEAEERSAAEGRLVEEAQACRGVEARLLEAESAAAWHSERVLLVDAQREAEGREGRAVEAVEEAAPRARRLEEVRAAESFRGAVTSAAEAERRWEEAEAACRARAVELEGAKARWVELQSALQGAEEARRRARAAQEEAAPRLEEAAELDARCAAAARDAEEARGRARAAEAEAVKARGVLEEVVAREEEARAKGEGARAWLVEKAHWEALAKEWPRWQRELERYEVALGEGQTARTVVEKQRGEVDRLREAARLRREERDAEVEAESRVQATATHAEAALGEGTGVERRVLRESLLARQETLRALEMARQGLCAGEAEAAEAEREAQAAKGEVEAASLAVREAEVRRVEGEAALKEARRALSVAEATQGHAAQRALLREGEACPLCGATEHPYRHEVPALAGLVAESAARVETLEAQRAECSRAEVSASARQAAARARVTQAEVRRESAAARCTEHRVAWGRGREKWRQVSDSTAAFEDGASSEAGLWLEARAAELKARLSALKSEEEAAEGLARAAREARAALEAQRTRRERAADSLRRAEESFTRAEGTLREAVARLDAAETTVRQVLTDMAPIFSADAGWEAKLEAAPADFRQKCGKRVSMWKEREDLVQKAKERADEEQRHRAHAQGLLDVSARRAKEDAATAALKERSRDEATRARATLLDGRPTDEVRAELRHALESAEATYEKSRQSAESARQAEGVALARVEDATRGLKAALESRDAARADLERRLSAQGVSLDAVKALLAHDAAWCEAEARALAALKEALSHARAVLEERRARRASHEASGAPALSESEAAAAREQLRADVEVRRRAEALLRAKLDADDAARARHGSEAQALAERRQAAEVWKALSDLIGSHDGKRFKVFAQSLTLDALLLHANAHLQELARRYRLMRVPGHDLDLQVVDGDMGDEVRGVASLSGGESFLVSLALALGLASLSSETTQVETLFIDEGFGTLDPETLEVALATLDALQATGRQVGIISHVSGLAERIGVQVRVVKQGGGRSRLVVEGDLGIPAAPAPEVRLLA, encoded by the coding sequence ATGAGGATCCTCGGCATCCGGGGGAGCAATCTCACGAGCTTCGCGGGGAACTTCGCGCTGGAGCTGGACCGGCCGCCGTTGGACCGGCTGGGGCTGTTCGCGATTACAGGCGCGACGGGGGCGGGGAAGAGCACGCTGCTGGATGCGCTGTGTCTGGCGTTGTTCGACCGGACGCCGAGGTTGGGCGGTCGCGGCGGCGTGCCGGTGGGGCGGGCGGACGAGGAGGATGAGGCGCGGCTGTCCGCGTACGACGTGCGCGGCATGTTGCGCCGGGGCGCGGGCGAGGGCTTCGCCGAGGTGGACTTCCAGGGGAAGGACGGTCGTCGCTACCGGGCGCGGTGGTCGGTGTGGCGGGCGCGGGGCCGCGCGGAGGGGCGCTTCCGGCCGCAGGAGATGAGCCTGACGGAGGTGGCGTCGGGGCAGCAGTTCGGTCGCACCAAGGGCGAGGTGCTCACGGCCATCCAGGAGCGGCTGGGGTTGTCGTTCGACCAGTTCCGTCGCTCGGCGTTGTTGGCGCAGGGCGAGTTCGCGGCGTTCCTCAAGGCGGACGCGAATGAGCGCGCGGAGCTGCTGGAGCGGATGACGGGCACGGAGGTGTACAGCCGCCTGTCGATGGCCGCGCACGAGAAGAACAAGGCGGAGCAGGAGCAGCTGGCGCAGCGGGAGCGGGGGCTGGCGGCGATTGCGCTGATGGAGGCGGAGGAGCGGAGCGCGGCGGAGGGGCGGCTCGTCGAGGAGGCGCAGGCGTGCAGGGGCGTGGAGGCGCGGCTCCTGGAGGCGGAGAGCGCGGCGGCGTGGCACTCGGAGCGGGTGTTGTTGGTGGATGCGCAGCGAGAGGCGGAGGGACGGGAGGGGCGGGCGGTGGAGGCGGTGGAGGAGGCGGCGCCTCGGGCGCGGAGGTTGGAGGAGGTTCGCGCGGCGGAGTCCTTCCGAGGAGCGGTGACGTCGGCGGCAGAGGCGGAGCGTCGGTGGGAGGAAGCGGAGGCCGCGTGTCGCGCGCGGGCGGTGGAGCTGGAGGGGGCGAAGGCGCGGTGGGTGGAGCTCCAGTCGGCGTTGCAGGGGGCGGAGGAGGCGAGGAGGAGGGCTCGGGCGGCGCAGGAGGAGGCGGCGCCTCGGTTGGAGGAGGCGGCGGAGCTGGATGCCCGGTGTGCGGCGGCGGCGCGTGACGCGGAAGAGGCGCGGGGGCGTGCGCGGGCGGCGGAGGCCGAGGCGGTGAAGGCTCGGGGCGTGCTCGAGGAGGTCGTGGCTCGGGAGGAGGAGGCGCGGGCGAAGGGGGAGGGGGCTCGGGCGTGGTTGGTGGAGAAGGCGCACTGGGAGGCGTTGGCCAAGGAGTGGCCTCGCTGGCAGCGCGAGCTGGAGCGGTACGAGGTGGCGCTGGGCGAGGGGCAGACGGCGCGGACGGTGGTGGAGAAGCAGCGTGGCGAGGTGGACCGGCTGCGCGAGGCTGCTCGGCTGAGGCGTGAGGAGCGCGACGCGGAGGTGGAGGCGGAGTCTCGGGTCCAGGCCACGGCGACCCATGCCGAGGCGGCGCTGGGGGAGGGGACGGGCGTCGAGCGTCGTGTGCTGCGCGAGTCGCTGCTCGCGAGACAGGAGACGCTGCGAGCGCTGGAGATGGCGCGGCAGGGGTTGTGCGCGGGGGAGGCCGAGGCGGCGGAGGCGGAGCGGGAGGCACAGGCCGCGAAGGGGGAGGTGGAGGCCGCGTCGTTGGCGGTGCGTGAGGCGGAGGTCCGGAGGGTGGAGGGGGAGGCGGCGCTGAAGGAGGCTCGCAGGGCGCTGTCGGTCGCGGAGGCGACGCAGGGGCACGCGGCGCAGCGGGCGCTGTTGCGTGAGGGCGAGGCGTGTCCGCTGTGTGGCGCGACGGAGCATCCCTATCGCCATGAGGTGCCCGCGCTGGCGGGGCTGGTGGCGGAGTCCGCGGCGCGCGTGGAGACGCTGGAGGCACAGCGGGCGGAGTGCTCGAGAGCGGAGGTGTCCGCGAGTGCACGACAGGCCGCGGCGCGGGCGCGGGTGACACAGGCGGAAGTCAGACGCGAGAGCGCGGCGGCGCGATGCACGGAGCACCGCGTGGCCTGGGGCCGTGGCCGCGAGAAGTGGCGGCAGGTGAGCGACTCCACCGCGGCTTTCGAGGACGGTGCCTCGTCCGAGGCGGGCCTCTGGTTGGAGGCGCGGGCCGCCGAGCTGAAGGCGCGGCTGTCCGCGTTGAAGTCCGAGGAAGAGGCCGCGGAGGGACTGGCCCGAGCGGCGCGTGAGGCCCGCGCGGCGTTGGAGGCGCAGCGCACCCGTCGCGAGCGCGCCGCCGATTCGCTCCGCCGCGCGGAGGAGTCCTTCACGCGCGCGGAAGGGACCCTTCGAGAGGCAGTTGCCAGACTGGACGCGGCTGAGACGACGGTGCGCCAGGTCCTCACGGACATGGCCCCCATCTTCTCCGCGGATGCCGGATGGGAAGCGAAGCTGGAGGCCGCCCCCGCGGACTTCCGCCAGAAGTGCGGCAAGCGCGTGTCCATGTGGAAGGAGCGCGAGGACCTCGTCCAGAAGGCCAAGGAGCGCGCCGACGAAGAGCAGCGCCACCGCGCCCACGCACAAGGTCTTCTGGACGTGAGCGCCCGCCGCGCCAAGGAGGACGCGGCGACGGCGGCCCTCAAGGAACGTTCGCGCGACGAAGCCACCCGTGCCCGAGCGACACTCCTCGACGGTCGCCCCACGGACGAGGTCCGCGCCGAACTCCGCCATGCACTCGAATCCGCGGAGGCCACCTACGAGAAGTCTCGCCAGTCCGCCGAGTCCGCGAGGCAGGCCGAAGGCGTGGCGCTGGCCCGCGTGGAGGACGCGACACGGGGACTGAAGGCCGCGCTGGAGTCTCGCGACGCCGCTCGAGCGGACCTGGAACGACGTCTGTCCGCGCAAGGTGTCTCGCTGGACGCCGTGAAGGCCCTGCTCGCGCACGATGCCGCATGGTGCGAAGCGGAGGCTCGGGCGCTGGCCGCGTTGAAGGAGGCCCTGTCCCATGCCCGCGCGGTGCTCGAGGAGCGGCGGGCCCGCCGTGCCTCCCACGAGGCGAGTGGTGCTCCGGCCCTGTCGGAGTCCGAGGCCGCCGCCGCCCGTGAGCAGCTTCGCGCGGACGTGGAGGTCCGCCGCCGAGCCGAGGCCCTGCTGCGCGCGAAGCTGGACGCGGACGACGCGGCCCGAGCCCGTCACGGCAGCGAGGCCCAGGCGCTCGCAGAGCGCAGGCAGGCGGCCGAGGTCTGGAAGGCGCTGAGCGACCTGATCGGCTCGCACGACGGCAAGCGCTTCAAGGTGTTCGCCCAGAGCCTCACGCTCGACGCGCTGCTGCTCCATGCCAACGCGCACCTGCAGGAGCTGGCCAGGCGCTACCGCCTGATGCGCGTGCCCGGCCACGACCTGGACCTCCAGGTGGTCGACGGGGACATGGGCGACGAGGTGCGCGGCGTGGCCAGCCTGTCCGGCGGCGAGAGCTTCCTCGTCTCCCTGGCGCTCGCGCTGGGGCTCGCGTCGCTGTCATCGGAGACGACGCAGGTGGAGACCCTCTTCATCGACGAGGGCTTCGGCACCCTGGACCCGGAGACGCTGGAGGTGGCGTTGGCCACGCTCGACGCGCTCCAGGCCACGGGGCGGCAGGTGGGCATCATCTCCCACGTCTCCGGACTGGCCGAGCGCATCGGCGTGCAGGTGCGCGTGGTGAAGCAGGGCGGAGGCCGCAGCCGGCTGGTGGTGGAAGGAGACCTGGGGATACCCGCCGCTCCCGCCCCGGAGGTCCGGCTGCTCGCCTGA